The following are encoded in a window of Bacillus sp. SORGH_AS_0510 genomic DNA:
- the alaS gene encoding alanine--tRNA ligase produces MKNLTGAQIRSMFLQFFKEEKGHTVEPSASLVPHDDPSLLWINSGVATLKKYFDGRVVPENPRITNAQKSIRTNDIENVGKTARHHTFFEMLGNFSIGEYFKEEAIEWAWEFLTDKKWMGFDPELLSVTVHPEDNEAYEIWNKTIGVPEERIIRLEGNFWDIGEGPSGPNTEIFYDRGPEYGNNPNDPELYPGGENERYLEVWNLVFSQFNHNPDGTYTPLPKKNIDTGMGLERMASVVQNVPTNFDTDLFIPIIRATEEISGEKYGVNKETDVAFKVIADHIRTVAFAVGDGALPSNEGRGYVLRRLLRRAVRYAKQININRPFMYELVPVVGEIMNDFYPEVKEKTEFIQKVIKNEEERFHETLHDGLAILASVIKKEKEKGSNTISGADVFRLYDTYGFPVELTEEYAEEEGMKVDHEGFEVEMEQQRERARAARHDVDSMQVQSGVLRDVKVESQFVGYDQLETSSVVAAIVKNGELIQEASAGEEVQVILNVTPFYAESGGQIADHGVMEGEGVSLFVKDVQKAPNGQNLHQVVVKSGTLKTNLQVTAKVDADNRVKIIKNHTATHLLHQALKDVLGEHVNQAGSLVEPDRLRFDFSHFGQIKPDELEQIEKIVNEKIWRNIEVNISLKPIAEAKAMGAMALFGEKYGEIVRVVQVGDYSLELCGGCHVPNTSVIGLFKIVSEGGIGAGTRRIEAVTGEAAYKSLNEQVGLLKEASEKLKANPKDIVTRIDSLMSEMKQLQRENESLAAKLGNIEAGNLVSLAKEIDGVTVLVAKVQAAEMNNLRNMADDLRQKLGSVVLVLGSAHEGKVNLIAAVTKDLIEKGYHAGKLIKEVASRCGGGGGGRPDMAQAGGKDPEKLDSALQFVDEWVKSV; encoded by the coding sequence ATGAAAAATTTAACTGGTGCACAAATTCGTTCAATGTTTTTACAATTTTTCAAAGAAGAAAAAGGTCACACAGTTGAGCCAAGCGCATCGCTTGTTCCACATGATGATCCATCATTATTATGGATAAACAGTGGGGTAGCAACACTGAAAAAATATTTTGATGGTCGTGTGGTCCCTGAGAACCCAAGAATCACAAATGCACAAAAGTCTATCCGTACAAATGACATTGAGAATGTAGGGAAAACAGCCCGTCACCATACATTCTTTGAAATGCTTGGTAACTTTTCTATTGGAGAGTACTTTAAAGAGGAAGCAATTGAGTGGGCATGGGAATTCTTAACCGATAAAAAATGGATGGGATTTGACCCTGAACTATTATCAGTTACTGTGCATCCAGAAGATAATGAAGCATATGAAATTTGGAATAAAACAATTGGCGTTCCAGAAGAACGTATCATTCGATTGGAAGGGAATTTCTGGGATATTGGTGAGGGACCTAGTGGACCGAATACTGAGATTTTCTATGACCGTGGTCCAGAGTATGGAAATAACCCGAATGATCCAGAGCTATATCCAGGTGGAGAAAACGAGCGTTATCTAGAAGTTTGGAACTTAGTCTTTTCACAGTTTAATCATAATCCTGATGGTACATATACACCACTGCCAAAGAAAAATATTGATACAGGGATGGGACTAGAACGGATGGCATCTGTTGTTCAAAATGTTCCAACTAACTTTGACACAGATCTTTTTATCCCGATTATTCGTGCAACCGAAGAAATCTCTGGTGAAAAATATGGTGTAAATAAAGAAACAGATGTAGCCTTCAAGGTTATCGCTGACCATATTCGTACCGTTGCTTTCGCTGTCGGTGATGGCGCACTGCCATCCAATGAAGGACGTGGTTATGTACTTCGCCGTCTCCTTCGACGTGCAGTCCGCTATGCAAAGCAAATTAATATCAATCGCCCATTCATGTATGAACTTGTTCCAGTTGTTGGTGAAATCATGAATGACTTCTATCCAGAGGTCAAGGAAAAAACTGAGTTCATCCAAAAAGTGATTAAGAACGAAGAAGAACGATTCCACGAAACACTTCATGATGGTTTAGCTATCCTTGCTAGCGTAATCAAGAAAGAAAAAGAAAAGGGTAGTAACACTATCTCGGGTGCAGATGTTTTCCGTCTATATGATACGTACGGTTTCCCAGTTGAACTCACAGAGGAATATGCGGAAGAAGAAGGTATGAAGGTCGATCATGAAGGTTTTGAAGTAGAAATGGAACAGCAGCGAGAGCGTGCGCGTGCAGCTCGTCATGATGTTGATTCCATGCAAGTACAAAGCGGAGTTCTAAGAGATGTGAAAGTAGAAAGTCAGTTTGTAGGTTACGATCAGCTTGAAACAAGTTCTGTTGTGGCTGCTATTGTGAAAAATGGTGAATTAATTCAAGAAGCTTCAGCTGGTGAGGAAGTACAGGTCATTCTTAATGTAACTCCTTTTTATGCTGAGAGTGGTGGACAGATTGCTGACCACGGTGTGATGGAAGGCGAAGGGGTATCCTTATTTGTAAAAGATGTTCAAAAGGCACCGAATGGTCAAAACCTTCATCAAGTAGTGGTAAAGAGTGGCACACTCAAAACCAATCTGCAAGTGACTGCAAAGGTAGATGCAGACAATCGGGTTAAAATTATCAAAAACCATACAGCAACTCACTTGCTGCATCAAGCATTAAAAGATGTACTAGGCGAGCATGTTAACCAAGCAGGCTCTCTCGTTGAACCTGATCGTCTTCGCTTTGACTTCTCGCACTTTGGTCAAATTAAGCCTGATGAATTAGAGCAAATTGAAAAAATCGTCAATGAAAAAATTTGGAGAAACATCGAAGTGAATATTAGCTTAAAACCAATTGCCGAAGCAAAAGCAATGGGTGCTATGGCACTCTTCGGTGAAAAGTATGGTGAGATCGTTCGTGTTGTACAGGTAGGAGATTACAGCTTGGAACTATGCGGTGGCTGCCACGTTCCAAATACTTCTGTTATTGGATTATTCAAGATTGTTTCAGAAGGCGGAATCGGTGCTGGAACACGAAGAATTGAAGCTGTAACAGGTGAAGCTGCTTATAAATCACTGAATGAACAAGTGGGCTTATTGAAAGAAGCATCAGAAAAGTTAAAAGCTAATCCGAAGGATATCGTCACACGTATCGATAGTCTGATGAGCGAAATGAAACAGCTTCAACGTGAAAATGAGTCACTTGCAGCTAAACTTGGAAATATTGAAGCGGGTAACCTGGTTTCACTAGCAAAAGAAATTGATGGAGTAACTGTTTTAGTTGCGAAGGTGCAGGCTGCTGAAATGAATAACCTAAGAAATATGGCGGATGATTTAAGACAGAAACTTGGGTCAGTTGTATTAGTCTTAGGAAGTGCACACGAAGGAAAAGTGAACCTAATCGCAGCAGTTACAAAGGATTTAATTGAAAAAGGCTACCATGCTGGAAAGTTGATTAAAGAAGTTGCTTCACGCTGCGGTGGCGGTGGCGGTGGCCGTCCAGATATGGCTCAAGCAGGAGGAAAAGATCCAGAAAAGCTAGATTCTGCACTTCAATTCGTAGATGAATGGGTAAAATCGGTTTGA
- a CDS encoding DUF1292 domain-containing protein, with protein MTHNHEHEEDRFITLIDENGDEQLFEILFTFDSDEFERSYVFFYPVGENEDDEEEVDILTYAYIPTEDGGFGELMEIESEEEWDMVEEVFNTFNEEEEE; from the coding sequence ATGACACACAATCATGAGCACGAAGAAGATCGTTTTATTACGTTAATAGATGAAAATGGTGACGAACAATTATTCGAAATCCTTTTCACTTTTGATTCTGATGAGTTTGAAAGATCATATGTTTTCTTCTATCCAGTAGGAGAAAATGAGGATGACGAAGAAGAAGTCGACATCCTAACATATGCGTATATCCCAACTGAAGATGGCGGTTTTGGAGAATTAATGGAAATCGAATCAGAAGAAGAATGGGATATGGTTGAAGAAGTGTTTAACACATTCAACGAGGAAGAAGAAGAATAA
- the ruvX gene encoding Holliday junction resolvase RuvX yields the protein MRAMGLDVGSKTVGIAISDELGWTAQGLTTLKINEEREQFGFEEIGQLIREYQVDTVVIGLPKNMNGTIGPRGEASKQFANEIESRFDVQTVLWDERLTTMAAERVLLEADVSRKKRKKVIDKMAAVMILQGYLDSKN from the coding sequence ATGCGCGCAATGGGTTTAGACGTGGGCTCTAAGACAGTCGGTATTGCCATTAGTGATGAACTGGGGTGGACTGCACAGGGTCTAACAACCCTCAAAATCAATGAGGAAAGAGAACAGTTTGGTTTTGAGGAAATTGGTCAATTAATAAGAGAGTACCAAGTTGATACAGTTGTCATTGGGCTACCCAAGAATATGAATGGGACAATCGGACCACGCGGTGAAGCAAGTAAGCAATTTGCTAATGAAATAGAGAGCAGATTTGATGTGCAAACGGTACTATGGGACGAGCGTTTAACAACAATGGCGGCAGAACGTGTATTGCTTGAAGCAGATGTAAGTCGAAAAAAACGAAAGAAAGTTATCGATAAGATGGCTGCGGTGATGATTCTCCAAGGTTATCTCGATAGCAAAAACTAA
- a CDS encoding YrzQ family protein — MNKMMTSMIAFGAGMAVYNMAQRNNMMSTRNMKKIQKKVKRAMF, encoded by the coding sequence ATGAATAAGATGATGACGTCGATGATTGCTTTTGGTGCGGGGATGGCCGTATATAATATGGCACAACGAAACAATATGATGTCCACCCGCAATATGAAAAAAATACAAAAAAAAGTTAAACGAGCAATGTTCTAA
- a CDS encoding IreB family regulatory phosphoprotein → MSSFDKTMRFNFPEEPFEHDVNDVLFQVYEALQEKGYNPINQIVGYLLSGDPAYIPRHRDARNIIRKLERDEIIEELVKSYLKQQREVK, encoded by the coding sequence ATGAGTTCATTTGACAAAACGATGAGATTTAATTTTCCTGAAGAGCCCTTCGAACATGATGTAAATGACGTTCTTTTTCAAGTGTATGAGGCTTTGCAGGAAAAAGGATATAATCCGATCAATCAAATAGTCGGCTACCTATTATCAGGAGATCCAGCTTATATTCCACGACATCGAGATGCTCGTAATATTATCCGCAAGCTTGAACGTGACGAAATAATTGAGGAACTAGTCAAATCCTATCTTAAACAACAACGAGAGGTTAAGTAA
- a CDS encoding AI-2E family transporter gives MDIRMKWFYRMGFILLLLIVFYVFLKIRFVWLPVVRLAFLIVLPFIVAGFITYLLHPIVEKLHEKGLHRGLAIFLIYFIFFGGIGFALYKGIPAMIDQLKDLSESAPFFAEQYRSWIEQLQSHTRAWPDGLQTKIDDGIDSFEKKMDTLLTIIVNVLMNFLNSALLMMIIPFIAFYMLKDFPLMKRTAWYLTPKKWRRKATLFLRDVDQSLGSYIRGQLLVCVIIGSVSALLFWVFDLRYPLLLGLICGATNVIPYFGPIIGAVPAVIIAATISVKLVIITVVIVFGLQFLEGNILSPYIVGKSLHMHPLLIMIALTAGGEIGGILGLILAVPVLVILKVGIIHTKNHFISGKAKSSS, from the coding sequence GTGGATATTCGGATGAAATGGTTTTATCGGATGGGTTTTATACTCCTTTTATTAATTGTCTTTTATGTTTTTCTTAAAATTCGGTTTGTTTGGCTACCTGTTGTAAGGCTTGCTTTCTTAATTGTACTGCCCTTTATTGTTGCAGGGTTTATAACATATCTCTTACATCCAATTGTTGAAAAATTACATGAAAAAGGACTTCACCGGGGTTTGGCAATTTTTTTAATATATTTTATCTTTTTTGGTGGAATAGGATTTGCACTTTATAAGGGTATACCTGCGATGATTGACCAACTAAAAGACCTTTCTGAGAGTGCTCCTTTTTTTGCTGAGCAATACAGAAGCTGGATTGAACAACTTCAATCCCATACAAGGGCATGGCCTGATGGTCTTCAAACAAAAATAGATGATGGAATTGATAGCTTCGAAAAAAAGATGGATACCCTCTTAACCATCATTGTGAATGTTTTAATGAACTTCTTAAATTCTGCCCTTCTAATGATGATTATTCCGTTTATTGCCTTTTACATGTTAAAAGATTTTCCTTTAATGAAACGTACAGCATGGTACTTAACACCAAAAAAGTGGCGTAGAAAAGCGACTTTATTTTTAAGGGATGTCGACCAATCATTGGGGAGCTATATTAGAGGACAGCTTCTCGTATGTGTGATTATTGGAAGTGTATCTGCTCTCCTGTTTTGGGTATTTGATTTAAGATATCCTTTGTTATTAGGGCTCATATGTGGTGCTACCAATGTCATCCCCTATTTTGGGCCAATTATTGGAGCCGTTCCTGCGGTTATTATTGCGGCCACTATTTCCGTTAAGCTTGTCATTATTACGGTGGTCATTGTTTTTGGTCTTCAATTTCTAGAGGGGAATATTTTATCACCATATATAGTTGGAAAGAGCTTGCACATGCATCCCTTATTAATCATGATTGCACTGACAGCAGGTGGAGAGATAGGAGGAATATTAGGATTAATTTTGGCAGTCCCTGTCCTAGTGATATTGAAAGTGGGTATTATTCATACAAAAAATCACTTTATTTCGGGGAAAGCAAAATCTTCCTCCTAA